The genomic stretch GAAGCAGCTTCTTTCCTGTTCAATTGTTTTGCTTCAGCTTGTTCTTTGGACTGAGAACCATGATCCCACCCCTCTCCTATCTGTCACTGAACATTAACCATTAGCATCCAACAGAAGGAGACGAGGAGAATGCGATAATCTAGAGAGAAATCAGTTGCCTTCCTACCTTTTTCTTGTCGTTTTCCTTTTCGCATTTCTGCTGCTGAGGAATGTGGATCTCCTCCAGTCTGTACCTCGGAGGAAGTTGCATCTGCACTCTCGACATAGTCTGCAAGGAGTACAAGGTTTTTGTTGTTTGCGACTTGGCGGCGATCCCATCCACAACTCTCCTCAGCCTGTCCAGTCCTCTTGAAGCTTGGAAAGAAGCCCTTGCCTTGATGAATTTTGCAACACAATGAGATGGTAAAGTTGTAAAGATCACTTTTAAACAAGTGGATTATGTTTGATGCCAATTAAATAAGGAAGTTATAACTCTACTTAAGATGATCATGCGATAACAAAGTCTTAATTGGGAGTAAACTAAAATAAGGAATTCCTGTAATGTGAGGATAACTTGCTATGATCAATGACAAGTTCTTGAGTTTCCAATGATATGAGAAGAACTCAACCAAGTATGATCATGATAAGAACTTCCATAATATAAGAATGCCTCAATACTTCCATAATATAATTTTAGCAAGATGCTTACTAAAATTTGATTATTACTGTGATTATATTATAGAAACACTTAGTGAGCCAACAAACTCGAAAAGGCTAAAATTAATGCGGAAGATCTAAATCATACCAGAACTTATAAGCACCTAGCAAGCAAAATTTTACCTTGAAGGAAGAGTGAAAAAAGCAAATCAAAAGTATATAATCAGAATTCCCAGTTTCTGATCATTGGTTTGTAACAAGAACGCACACAAGATCAAGATAAAGTCAAACCCCAAATGATccaaaataataaaagaattgatggttaataattttggaaaaataaTAGTCAATTAGGAGCTTAAGTAGATCAAGTATTCATGTCGGCAAGAATATTCACTTttaaatcaattcaaaattaattatttgtaGATCCAACGAATGAAGTGGGAATAAAAATAAGAGCAATGCCTGGTGACCTCTGAATGCACTCTGGATTCTAATGGCAGCATTCTCTTTTGTCAGTTTAGTAGAGGACTTAGTCATTGAGGTGGTTATGCGAATGACCTCGGCCGCAGCCCGAATGGCTGCACCTGCAGCCTCTGCAGCAATAGCAGTGGCAAGGGCTGCTGTGTAGGCACAGCCACGGGAACTCTGTTCGCTCTCCTTAGCCATCAGCTTATCCTCCTTAATGGCGATCGGCGGCGGCAGTGAAGTAGAATTCTGAATACAACTCTCCATTTCCTGTGAACcaaggagaccaaaatcaatggACTTGCAATTTCCCTTCCCATAATCTCTTTTACAGCACTGGGGGATTAGTGCCTTCCTCAAAGAACTGAACCATTTCATTTTGCCTCTCGACATCAGCAAATCCTGCGAGAGAATTGTGATTGGATAAATAACAATCAGAATTCAAACAAGAACAACTAGCATTAAACCATTACCCTTTGCTCTCCTCTCTCCTATCGGCTCTCATTTAATTTGTGTTTTAGATTGAACAATTCATGTCAGAGAGAATTCAGGGCAGAACAAAGAGCACTAAACAGTTTCCCTTTGCTCCCTATTATCCTATCTACTCTGGATAATTGTGTTCTTTGATTGGTTAATCCTGTGAGGGAACCTTGATTGGATAAATAGCAATCAGAATTCAAGCAAGAACAAATCGGCATTAAATCATTTCTCTTTGCTCCCCATTCACCTATCTACTCACGGTCAATTGTcttctttaattaaataattccgATGACAGAATCTTGATTTGGTGGATAACAATCAGAATTCAAGCAAGAACACAAATGTTTCTATGTAACCTAATCGTTTCGATCCACATAGACCACAGATATCGGAAATCAGCATAAGGAAGACGCAATTATTCGATCTTATTTTTCCACCCAAaaagttgcattttttttttctatttaggaAGAATCCGAGCTAATATAAACAATTTCAATCTGCATTGGAGGGGGAAAAAATAGGGGAGAATAAAATCGAACGATAGCAGGCCTGATCCGATTGGTTTCAGAAATGTTATCCCAACTTTTAGCAGGAAATAAAAAAGAACAGGAAGTATGACGaagaagacaagaagaagaaCCGGACGCCCAAAAGAAGAAGTTTTTAGGTCATCCCAAACTCTCACCCGGCGCTGCTACCGATGAAACAGATATCCCGTctgagaaaggaaaagaaagagaggatCTCTTTCCCCCCTTCTCCTCTCACCCAAGCGGAGGagaatgaagaggaagaagagcaggaGCCGAAGTAGACGGTGGCCTCGGGATGCGCGAGCGGATCGGAGATgctcccctctccctctctctccctctctctccacCGTGGCGGGGAAGTTGGGGAGCCATGACCAACATTAGCCATTGATCCCGTTGCGACGCTCCTTTTCAAAAAATATATAGGATTTAATTTAAATAAGAGGCGAGGCGAATAATTCAAATAACGAGTATTCATGCTGCATTTGATTAAATGATGGAAGTATAAGTTTAATAATGAGATGGAATGTGAATgggaatgaaaataaaatttatttagttatgagtttggttaattctcataaatttagaaatcattcttaaattattattttcaaactCACAATCTAAACATTATATTTTAATATCATTACATTTCCTCATTCTCAAACTCATCAATCAAATACTCCAATTTTTTACTTGACAAGTTAGGACGTACATAGCATACATAGTTGTCGAACCTATGAGTTCTTTTGTTGTCATATACACACACTACTAcgtcaaaatataaaatttcataTTTTAATGAATTCCTcactttttttattatatatatttttcatatttgaaattatatataattaaaattttagaaaatttaaattcaCAAATTAACAACTATGTTACCtaactttttttaatatttaattattttatttatttaaacaaaaataaaaaaatatttaattaaaaaaacatggAGAAGCGGTTCCCTAAATTGGGAGCCACTCCTTGAATTCAACAAAGGAGCTCATAGTATCCACGTCACAGTGAGAACTCTTATATATCCATAGTGCTCAGACTACTAATAATATTAGGATAGCATCTCAAAATTCACTTGAATTTACTGATGATGAAATAAGGAAAAATCGTCCCCCATCGAAACTCATTAGACGCAAGCCCATAATACAGATACCTTGGATGAATAAAAAATCTTTGTAACCATcttattaataattaataattaatagacTTTTTCACAACTTTTCATATGCCTTGAGAATCACAATCAACTCAAAATCCATAGGATGAAAGAACATACACCATGAAGAAAGATGGTATAATAAAACATGTACCCAATAGATAATTATTAGTTCATGATGTGTACTCTCGTAAATATCATCCTTACAAAACTAATCACTTTGTGCATCCAAGCCTTAGCCATAAGCAGTGAACGCCATCAAGAAACCGGTATATGACCACCCAGTGTCAATGCTCCACCATCAATATCTAAGCTGACCTCCAACAGAAACATCCTCCAAAATAGCACATCAAAGCCTGAGGTACAAGTTGTGACCCTCCGAAGCTAGTCAGTGAAATCGAATGTGACCATCCAATGGCATCGCACCAGCGTCAATCTCCGAGCTGACATTGACATGGACCTTATTCAACTAATCTCCGAGCTGACATTGACATGGACCGTATTCAACTATCATAATATCCAAACAACTTAATATTCACTTTGAGCAAGTGACCAActataaataaatttaacttattttattaTAGTTGTTTGTTACGGATTAGATAGATCATGTATGATGTATCTATTCACCCTCATAGACTTTTTGATAAAGTCTTAACCATAACAGATTTGATTTGTCTTTACTGTAGTCGTTTGTTacggactagatagatcatttGTGATGAATCTATTCatccttatagaatttttggcaAAGCATCAGCCATAACATATTTGACTTGTCTTTATCATAATTGTTTACTATAGACTAGATAGATCATTAGTGATTGATCTATTCTCCATAGTCATTTACAATCCATCCCCAACCCAAATAAATGCCTCCCTCCATAGGACATCACCAGCATCCTCCTCTACAACCCAGATCCCCACTCTCTCCTCACATGTATGGAGTCTCCCTCAATACGAAAGCATACTCTCATCTCTTGTATAACGCACTACTAAGTGGTCTCCCTCATCAACCAGCTGACCCATCCTTCTCCATCCAAATCGCCAAAATAAAAGTTGCTCCAGTCGACGCTTTAGTAGAAAGCATATCTATGAAGACCACCAACATCAGTGTCACGCCAACTGTCTATGCCATCTCATGCTCCTGAATGCACCTCCAAAGTCCTATATACATGGACATGTACCTGCTGGTATACCAGCTCCACATCAAGCCTTCGACCCTCAAAAATACTATAGTTGCGAGCTGGTCATACATGGTGGACCATGGTGGACCTACTAGTGCCATGATATTGCCTGATAAAGACTTGAGACATCCTCCTATACATGCTAATATTCAGAGTCATATGCAACCATCTCGTATTCATTCCCATAACTGGCGCACTAGCAGGCATCCAAAGAACATATGCTCTTGGGTCTCTAGCTCCATCTAGCAAAAAGGGCAAACTCTCTCCTCGTCGGCTAAGCACTCCAACCGATCTCTGGTATATAACCTACGGTGTGCTAGTAATCATAACGTGAATGAGTGACTAGGGTGTACATGTTTCCTCCATACTATCCTTACTCATGATTTGCGGGCTCTAGCATCTCGAAAGAAATCATGTATCACATTGATGCCTTTGTGGTGTTGACTATACAATGGAAACGAACTCTACCAGTTTTTGCTGTGCTAGCTCTGCAATCTCATTTATATCACTATCTGGACCCTAATTTAGACTTACTTCTTGATAAGTGGTGAGTTTGTGTGATTAGCCTGCCAATGTCAAATGTCTACCCTCTTCAAGTATGTGTGATACACCCATCTAATCTACAGTCCATCCTGCTTATCTTGTATTCTCCATGGTACTTTAACTAAGAGTGCATCATTCTATGCCTtaaggttgttggtgcaatatccctaggtcaaggttgacctggttgactaagcttaagttgtctctgttggtgcggaaagcatccgacgatcaaacctaagctttgataatggcaaagggttcaaagttaaggttatttgtgatctaatgtgtttgaatgagcttgcaggaaagtcctaaatatACTTAGGCATAAGTCCTAGCTAAAATTTGGTAGGTGGAAAatcttagggggcggtaaccctaggtcctagggggtggtaaccctaggcggaaagtcttggtgagtcgagagcttcaggcaaaagttctagagtcgaggactttaggtggaaagtcctggtgtcgtgaaccaggtgaaagactgggcgggtcgtggagcggatgtccaacagaaagtcttggagattcgggcgctgagcaaaagtccagttgatctggaggatcaactagcaacaggtaaactctcctgagtgaaataggtgaggacgtgttcccgggtgagggaacagtaggcgtcggttcgacctagggtttccggttgggaatccgaagtcagaaccggacaatccgATAACTGCCAAATTCGTTATCCTTTATGTCTATATtatcctaactttgttttgcagggtatgttggactaacatattttgcaggaagtgaatTAGACGTGTTTGCCTCGGGTAACCTGGAGAAGCAACCtcgcagcaaggcgcgagggcgccctcttggagcttgagggcgccctggacactagcgcgagggcgccctcatgaAGCTTGAGGGTGCCCTAGACCTGGGCCGAGGGCACCCTCATagaggttgagggtgccctcaggcGGATAGGTTGTAACCGAgtcagagctcatccacgctgcggattcgacgcggatgagggcgccctccatgctgttgagggcgccctcaacgcgATTTATAAGGCAGGTTCAAGTAGCAACAAAGAATTACAACAAAATTGCAATTTGTCTTCTTCATACTGCTTAAAAGATGATCCAGAAAAGCTATAACAAGACCCCGACAACCAAGAGCTTCAAACTTAttatttttgttgtcggtataaatttttatattgctctaatattgtacttaaattgtaaagaattttcgtgcttatagtgattgccccaagtaaacgctcaacgagcgtgggccttggagtaggagtcgctccaggctccgaaccaagtaaatcttggtgttcgtgtgtttgttttattatttccgctgcattttactttgagtttttttcgaaacgaaagtgaaagccaagagcgctattcaccccccctcccatTCTAGCacttttgatccaacaattgatattagaACAGGGTCGctctgaatcggtacaactaccgttcgagcaatttttgctttcttcgtccattttttcaaaaaataaaaccttacgtctttcattttttccctccaaaactattttttaaaattcattttcatcttttcactattggtcggtattagcaaaatatcacatttttaaaaatttgtaataatatattttattagtattttattattttctttaaaaaaaattaaattgctaTTTTTTTCTCctgcactattaatccaagaccaagtcttgggatatttggttctttttcttttggtgTGCGAGAGTTTTCTCCTAAATGACCCATCAAAAAGGCTACAGCACAAATCATCCGCCgttcttctccggagaagattttgGATACTGGAAAGATTTATAccccccccccctgcgcgcgCGCGCGCCGAAGGAGGTGTGCTCATCGcctatgacaagtgggatgcacaaacaagaagaaaattcgaggcaaatgcaaaagcaacatggactctcctatgcggactaataAATTCAGaacttgatcgagttggaaagttcaacaatgctaaggagctttgggagaaattgctcaagtttcatgagattccttcagagttagaagatcaAGTCAAACCAGAGTTTGAATCTAAGTACGAATCTCTAGAGTCAACctctgaaccagactcagaagaatcggatcagaccgatttcatagcactgatggccaaagaagAGATATCTGAATCCGAATCCAAATTCGAAATGGCAACAATTgagggggagaatcctatcatggatctaaaaggtaatattgtaaattcaaataataaatttcatataacctattttaagtgtagggagagagggcactatagaaacaagTGCCCTACTCATAAGATTCGGCCGGCACAatcggagaagaaggagaaattgaTCCGGAAAGGGAAGAAGAACATTGAATGCTCCAAGTACAGATGAATGGGTCACTACAAACGAAAATGtctagaaagaagacccaagaattcagggggagaaatcaaggtaagtaaatttacattacatgaaaATTCAATTTTTGCAACACATGTATGTGCCCTAGCTAATTTCGCttactctagtatagatttctctagaaaattagttatgcatgctaataatacaatgaataaatttgattcaaatctaaataagaataactcaaaattatttagtaaacataagaaattaacctttagaaaattagagaaacaaagtaatattttaaaagaaaaaatatataggttagaaaagattattaataatttaactaatccaCAAGATCTAGACTTGGgctacaagtctaaggtaaaacttaaaccctacaaaccaagttataatcaagtgtcttttaattataaaacaaacttaaataaaatctaacctaaactaAATTAACTCTAACtcaaatctaaacttaaataaaatctaacctaaactaaaatctaatctaacttaaatctaaccttaaattcaattaacttagatctaaagtaaatcaaattaaaactcaaaagttAACTTAAACTTGTTTGACTTGATTGATCTTTGCAAATTACCATGACCATGCATATGCTAAATTAATAAATGTCAATCATGATTATTAATTGTATAATCtagaatggttagataaggacctaggcttgattcacacttgactagttagacctaagaatttcagaaataaaattaaatattcaatttatttgaaagactttgtctaaaagtggtggatgatttcatatccaagaagacctagtgtcttaTCACAGCttagaagtcaattattgaaatagttatttaattgactaattgtaaaacttgagtctaactcaaatgtaaattaatccttagatgataatttaaattgaagattaaattaaccatctcacaaatctATTAAGGCTCcctgtttgaaaatctagaaaagggtgagatcgACATAGGCTTAAAGTAGttccaaattaattcaattaaattaacttaatgaatttaaaaaaaaaaaattcaaaatgttaatcttaatttcaaaatgtttaaatcataattaaattatgtttttttaaaataaaaaatcataattaaattatgttttttttaaaaaaaaaatcataattaatttcaaaaagttaattattattaagtttcaaatcataattaatttcaatcaaagtaaattataattattttttaaattcaaaattattgtttacaaaattataattttcaaatcataattaatttttaaattatatttaattcaaaatcttaatgataattaattttcaaattatatttaatttaaaatcttaatgataattaattttcaaatcatatttaatttctaaaatcttaattaattttcaaatcatatttttcaagttataatttcaaacttaattaatttttaatatattttcaaaatcttcaaatgtttactcatttgaaattcaaactcactcAACATACAAAtttatatttcaatattttttaaatattgataaaatgagttaacttcatctcacacgcactcataagctgaacatgtaacctagaatgggtgagatggaaaattaggaaaataataaccattatttttgttacttatttacatgcttggactttaggatccTCAAAATTTTTAAGGCATTAATAAAGGGAgagtgaaagaaatcaaattaagCTTTTTAatgattaaagtttttaaaaagaagttcaattttttttaaaactatttttgaaaaataaattatttttgaaactaagtatttgataaaatattttaagtttctTAATCATTTAcctagctaagtattttttcaagaaaatatttctttaaaactaagtttttttctTCATGATAAGtgcttattaaaatatttttaaagttgaaGTTTTTATCACAATATTCCTAAaagtaaagtatttttaaaatccttttaagctgagtacttttttcaaaacctctataAAACTAAGTGTTAAAACTAAATTCTTATcaatttcttttgaaagctaagtacttgacaaaactaaaatttagctaattttttaaatagtttcaaaccctaaattagctaagttttttttagctaagtaatttttaaagctgCAATTTAGCTAAATTATTGTTGGAAAaatctgtaggtgcagcggagaccggcaagaggggggtgaattgctgaaaacaaaaataaaaataccctcctcggatttcaactcagaaataaatgcagtaataaaataatagcaactaaattcaaagaaacataaaaagaaatagaaacagaagagactcagggatttaacctggttacaaccaaggaggttgttaatccaggacagtagaaaaaacgcagtaagaaaaatctccttctctgaaggcggagaagccttttacactttggaagctcactagttgcttagaaaTTGCTTACaaattgaatgcttgagttgttgtttaattcctagctccaggggtctttatataggcccgggaaatcttatcccgagagtccaaggcggctccaacagggttcaaggcgcctccaactcgatctgcggataaaactttatccgcagcgcaaatggTCAAACTagcctactcaaggcgccttaaacaatccattcaaggcgccttcaatgtgtttaaggcaccttcaaggttcctgctacagtaatttctgctacagtaacttccagcctcttttgactccttttcttcttcactttgtcttccgaagctccgtttgtttgggtgatttgggccaaccgaaatagggctcacccgaacccaatttccggccttcctcgagcagccttccgtcccggcttaacgtccctcgaacgtcgtgcatgctcttcacgcccaccggagtactcttccgcagctctctcgtccttcggacgcaccgagcccgtcggctcccttcccgtgccgtccttctcgctagctgcgtcttccgctcgacttcctgtgctcctaagctcctgcacactcagacacagggatcaaacacagcaggacctaaccaacttggttgatcacatcaaaactaccacggggtccaacaaaatctaagtgtttttcaaaacagTCATTTCCAAAaccaaatttagctaagtgtttttcaaagcaattattttcaaagctaaatgtcactgagtgctacccttcagggggagcttaaagttaaaaagaataaattatttttacatCCCTTTCTctactttatatatttttgatatatggcaaaggaggagaggaaAGTGAAAGTGAATATTAAGAAAGAGAAAGTAAAAGtaaaaaatgaataaaataaaaatgaataaaactAGAACATTAATAAAACTAGAACATTTTGCTCAATTTGTTCCAATTACTTAATGTGTTATAGTTATTGCATTTACTTGattcttaatatatttttttgtgtactcttgttttacttaactttgaattgtgttgccataatcaaaaaaggggagattgttggtgcggaaagcatctgatgatcaaatctaagttttgataatggaaaatggttcaaagttaaggttatttgtgatctaatatgtttgaatgggcttgcaggaaagtcctaagtgtacttaggtaaaagtcctagttgcggttaggcaggtggaaaatcctagggggtggtaactctaagtCCCAggagatggtaaccctaggcggaaagtcttgattggtcgagggcttcaggcaaaagtcctagagtcgaggactctaggtggaaagtcctggtatcgtgaaccaggtgaaagattgggcAGGTCGTGGAGCGGGTGTCcagtggaaagtcctggagcttcgagcgctgagcaaaagtccagttgatctggaggatcaactgtcaacaggtaaactctcctgagtggagtaggtgaggacgtgttccccggtgagggaacagtaagcgtccgttcgacctagggtttctggttgggaattcgaagtcagaaccggacaatccgatgactgtcaaattcaTTATCCTTTATGTCTATATtatcctaactttgttttgcaggatatgttggactaacatattttgcaggaagtgaatTGGACATGTTTACCTTGGATAACCTGGAGAAGCAACCTCACAGCAAGGTGCAAGGGCACCCTCAtgtagcttgagggcgccctggacctggcgcgagggtgccctcatagaggttgagggtgccctcaggcGGATAGGCTGTAACCGAGTCGGAGCTCATCCACGTTGCGGATTCGGCACGGATGAGGGTGCTCTCCAttctgttgagggcgccctcaacaggaTTTATAAGGCAGGTTCAAGTAGCAACAAAGAATTACAACGAAATTGCAATCTGTCTTCTTGTTGCTCAAAAGATGATCcagaaaagctatagcaagaccccgacgaccaagagcttcaaacttattatttttgttgttggTATAAATTTTTCTATTGCTCTaatattgtacttaaattgtaaagtATTTTcgtgcttatagtgattgccccaAGTAAACGGTCAACGagcatgagccttggagtaggagtcaccctaggctccaaaccaagcaAATCTTGGTGTTCGTGTGTTTGTTTTATTATTTCCACTACATTTTACTTTTGAGTTTTCCGAAATAAAAGCGAAAGCCACGTGCGCGCGCGCGcgctagcgctttcgatccaataggctcaagcttgagtcttgatgtttaagtttcgatatttgataatacatggagattgcagatgtaatcgtccgattggggagattgttgatacaattctcctctagtcaaggactgaccagttagatgtgaagcatagtcaagtaggtcaaagggttaacCGAATACTTAacttggaaagtcctaactggaggttaggcagttggaaatcctgatgagtgaagataggtgaaagacctagtgagtgaagctaggcagttgggaaatcctagtgaataaagtcaggtgaaagacctagtgagtgaagctaggcaggtgaaagtcccggtgagtgaaaccgaGCAGTggaaaaa from Zingiber officinale cultivar Zhangliang chromosome 5B, Zo_v1.1, whole genome shotgun sequence encodes the following:
- the LOC121987497 gene encoding protein IQ-DOMAIN 3-like, with the protein product MKWFSSLRKALIPQCCKRDYGKGNCKSIDFGLLGSQEMESCIQNSTSLPPPIAIKEDKLMAKESEQSSRGCAYTAALATAIAAEAAGAAIRAAAEVIRITTSMTKSSTKLTKENAAIRIQSAFRGHQARASFQASRGLDRLRRVVDGIAAKSQTTKTLYSLQTMSRVQMQLPPRYRLEEIHIPQQQKCEKENDKKKIGEGWDHGSQSKEQAEAKQLNRKEAASKRERALAYAFSHQWRSSSKSTVPAMNLNRGGKFVVQEASNPQLGWSWLARLMAGKPWEKKQNGSFKTPSCVGGARPAAIAAKHGSDSGSSSPAVPLSPPSSAASSRKDSLSSRRNSQCSPRGKVSARLRRHSVAGLPSVTDSNGLGRSLVELNKNHVASTQAAKTGSRLFPTVKEQPAPRIRRLSLNK